The Ensifer adhaerens genome contains a region encoding:
- a CDS encoding thermonuclease family protein, producing the protein MAGGWIILILLAIGAFVADRLPVGERSATGSARGAAIASDGDSLRIDGKRVRIEGIDAPELDQTCRRDGVAWDCGREARDRLRALVSAGDVRCRFHGRDKYGRELGVCDAAHRDVGREMVLSGYAVSYGRYEAEEARAEREQRGLWAGEFVKPQEWRRTNGHPDEGPHLIDGWLAAIRSWLLERLTALFSGIADA; encoded by the coding sequence ATGGCCGGCGGATGGATCATTCTCATCCTCTTGGCGATCGGCGCCTTTGTCGCCGACAGGCTGCCCGTCGGAGAGCGATCTGCGACCGGTTCGGCACGGGGCGCGGCGATCGCGAGCGACGGCGACAGCCTGCGGATCGACGGTAAACGCGTCCGCATCGAGGGTATCGACGCGCCGGAGCTCGACCAGACCTGCAGGCGCGACGGCGTCGCCTGGGACTGCGGCCGCGAGGCGCGCGACAGATTGCGGGCGCTCGTCTCGGCAGGTGATGTGCGCTGTCGGTTTCACGGCCGGGACAAATACGGCCGCGAGCTCGGCGTTTGCGATGCTGCCCACCGCGATGTCGGGCGCGAGATGGTGCTTTCGGGCTATGCGGTGAGCTACGGGCGCTATGAGGCTGAGGAGGCAAGGGCAGAACGGGAGCAGCGCGGGCTCTGGGCCGGCGAGTTCGTGAAACCGCAGGAGTGGCGCCGGACGAACGGTCATCCCGACGAGGGGCCGCACCTCATCGATGGCTGGCTTGCGGCGATCCGCAGCTGGCTGCTCGAACGCCTGACCGCACTTTTTTCCGGTATCGCCGATGCCTGA
- a CDS encoding diacylglycerol kinase has translation MDAKNTTHRIGQTGPVEKQTGIRHLFAAASYSLGGAKRLIGEAAFRHELIAFAAAMIAFIIVGATFFQYVAMAILFLLMMAFEAINTAIEEIVDRVSPEISEMGKNAKDLGSFACLCLIVANGVYAAYVVIFDGFMN, from the coding sequence ATGGACGCCAAGAACACCACGCACCGCATTGGACAGACGGGTCCTGTCGAGAAGCAGACCGGCATTCGGCATCTCTTTGCCGCTGCGAGCTATTCGCTCGGCGGCGCCAAGCGGCTGATCGGCGAGGCTGCCTTTCGCCACGAGCTGATCGCCTTTGCCGCCGCGATGATCGCTTTCATCATCGTCGGCGCAACCTTCTTCCAATATGTGGCGATGGCGATCCTGTTCCTGCTGATGATGGCCTTCGAGGCGATCAACACGGCAATCGAGGAAATTGTCGATCGCGTTTCTCCCGAAATCTCGGAAATGGGTAAGAACGCCAAGGATCTCGGCTCCTTCGCCTGCCTCTGCCTGATTGTCGCCAACGGTGTCTATGCCGCCTATGTCGTGATCTTCGACGGCTTCATGAACTGA
- a CDS encoding DUF2270 domain-containing protein produces MSAELGPLILSAETKEPKGPPLPQTSQEQINAVVHYYRGEMGRMAGWRDRIDRTSNWAITVVAALLSVSLSTPSSHHGVLLFAMLLITLLLLIEARRYRFFDVYRARVRQLERGYFAQILAPDGTPNLNWAASIAKSLRKPAFLMSYREALCRRLQRNYCWMYLILLLAWALKISSPKISTNGEPFGHVRSWMDVAQNAALGPLPGWPVIVGVIVFYGLVLYGSLHKEPREGELAHGEVHV; encoded by the coding sequence ATGTCCGCCGAGCTTGGGCCGCTGATCTTGAGCGCCGAAACGAAGGAGCCGAAAGGCCCGCCCTTGCCGCAGACGTCGCAGGAGCAGATCAACGCGGTGGTACACTATTATCGCGGCGAAATGGGGCGCATGGCCGGCTGGCGCGACCGCATCGACCGGACCTCCAACTGGGCAATCACCGTCGTTGCGGCGCTGCTCTCGGTCTCGCTGTCCACACCGTCGTCGCATCATGGCGTGCTGCTCTTCGCCATGCTGCTGATTACGCTCTTGCTCCTGATCGAAGCCCGGCGCTATCGCTTCTTCGACGTCTATCGCGCCCGGGTACGGCAATTGGAGCGCGGCTACTTCGCCCAGATCCTGGCGCCCGATGGCACGCCGAACCTCAATTGGGCGGCGTCGATCGCCAAGAGCCTGCGCAAGCCCGCTTTCCTGATGAGCTACCGCGAGGCGCTTTGCCGCCGGCTGCAGCGCAATTACTGCTGGATGTACCTGATCCTGCTGCTTGCCTGGGCGCTGAAGATTTCCTCGCCGAAGATCTCCACCAATGGCGAGCCCTTCGGCCACGTGCGCTCCTGGATGGACGTCGCCCAGAATGCGGCCCTCGGTCCCTTGCCCGGCTGGCCGGTGATTGTTGGTGTCATCGTGTTTTACGGGCTGGTGCTCTACGGCTCGCTGCACAAGGAGCCGCGCGAAGGCGAACTCGCGCATGGGGAGGTGCATGTCTGA
- a CDS encoding DNA alkylation repair protein encodes MSLSPSSTAGEIIAHLRSLGSEDNLAGMARFGIVTDAAIGLSNVELHKITRLVKTDHRRALALWQTGIREARILAAFTADPKVLTLDEARLWAEDCNSWEVVDTVADLFIAARFERELIPEFAADEREFVRRIAFAMIATAAVHLKKEPDAALLGWLPLIEQHSGDERNFVKKAVNWALRQIGKRNAACHGPALALAKRLAESSNRAARWTGKDAVRELSNDKILARLGLA; translated from the coding sequence GTGAGCCTTAGCCCGTCCTCGACCGCGGGCGAGATCATCGCTCACCTGCGGTCTCTCGGCTCTGAAGACAATCTCGCCGGCATGGCGCGTTTCGGTATCGTCACCGACGCCGCCATCGGGCTTTCCAACGTCGAGCTTCACAAGATCACCCGGCTGGTGAAGACCGATCACCGCCGGGCGCTGGCGCTCTGGCAAACCGGCATTCGCGAGGCGCGCATCCTGGCCGCCTTCACCGCCGATCCGAAAGTACTGACGCTCGACGAGGCGCGCCTTTGGGCGGAAGATTGCAATTCCTGGGAAGTGGTCGATACCGTCGCCGACCTTTTTATTGCCGCGCGCTTCGAGCGCGAACTGATTCCGGAATTTGCCGCCGACGAACGGGAATTCGTCCGCCGCATCGCCTTTGCGATGATCGCGACGGCTGCGGTTCACCTGAAGAAAGAACCGGACGCAGCGCTTCTCGGCTGGCTGCCGTTGATCGAGCAGCATTCCGGCGACGAGCGCAACTTCGTGAAGAAAGCGGTCAACTGGGCGCTCCGGCAGATCGGCAAGCGCAACGCCGCCTGCCACGGCCCGGCCCTTGCGCTTGCGAAGCGACTGGCGGAAAGCTCGAACCGCGCCGCCCGCTGGACGGGCAAGGACGCGGTTCGCGAACTGTCGAACGACAAGATCCTGGCAAGGCTTGGCCTCGCCTGA
- a CDS encoding NAD(P)-dependent oxidoreductase — protein MAKVAFIGLGVMGYPMAGHLKVRGGHELTVYNRTFAKAEKWAAEFGGRAARTPAEAADGADFVFCCVGNDDDLRSVTTAKDGAFEKLEANAVFIDNTTASAEVARELYEAAKARNAHFVDAPVSGGQAGAENGVLTVMCGGDEAAFDRAKPVIEAFARMVGLMGPAGAGQITKMINQICIAGLVQGLAEGIHFGKKAGLDIEKVVDVISKGAAGSWQMENRHKTMNAGKYDFGFAVDWMRKDLDIVLAEARRNGAKLPVTALVDQFYGDVQEMGGNRWDTSSLLARLEK, from the coding sequence ATGGCAAAGGTTGCATTCATCGGTCTCGGCGTCATGGGCTACCCCATGGCCGGTCACCTCAAGGTCCGCGGCGGTCACGAGCTGACGGTCTATAACCGCACCTTCGCCAAGGCCGAAAAGTGGGCGGCCGAGTTCGGTGGTCGCGCGGCGCGTACCCCGGCAGAGGCCGCCGATGGCGCCGATTTCGTCTTCTGCTGCGTCGGCAACGACGACGACCTGCGCTCTGTAACGACGGCCAAGGACGGCGCCTTCGAAAAGCTGGAGGCCAACGCCGTCTTCATCGACAACACCACGGCCTCCGCTGAGGTCGCCCGCGAACTCTACGAAGCGGCCAAGGCCCGCAATGCCCACTTCGTCGATGCCCCGGTCTCCGGCGGCCAGGCAGGCGCCGAAAACGGCGTTCTGACGGTGATGTGCGGCGGCGACGAAGCCGCCTTCGATCGCGCCAAGCCGGTCATTGAAGCCTTTGCCCGCATGGTCGGCCTGATGGGTCCGGCCGGTGCCGGCCAGATCACCAAGATGATCAACCAGATCTGCATTGCCGGCCTCGTCCAGGGGCTCGCCGAAGGCATCCACTTCGGCAAGAAGGCGGGTCTCGACATCGAGAAGGTCGTCGACGTCATCTCCAAGGGGGCAGCCGGCTCCTGGCAGATGGAAAACCGTCACAAGACGATGAATGCCGGCAAGTACGACTTCGGCTTCGCCGTCGACTGGATGCGCAAGGACCTCGACATCGTGCTCGCCGAAGCCCGCCGCAACGGCGCCAAGCTGCCGGTGACCGCGCTGGTCGACCAGTTCTACGGCGATGTGCAGGAAATGGGCGGCAACCGTTGGGATACGTCCTCGCTGCTCGCCCGCCTCGAAAAGTGA
- a CDS encoding ABC transporter permease: MSGLFAGFYSILSWIGSIVDPFCGPVGVFTWLAPGTLLACGDTGWGDDIAHGFVITASLAIATLPVGLLIGFFIALGKQSEERTVRLASNIYTTIFRGLPELLTLFIVYYGLQILVQQLLASLGYDGPVEINAFFAGMIALGVVFSAYCSEVLLSAFKAIPHGQYEAGDALGLHRGRTMRLIILPQLVRIALPGLGNLWMALLKDTALVSVVGLTDILRQTGIAARVTKQAFEFYGVACVLFLILAMISSIVFSYIERRTKRAEMGR; this comes from the coding sequence ATGAGCGGGTTGTTTGCCGGCTTCTATTCCATCCTCTCCTGGATCGGATCGATCGTCGATCCATTCTGCGGCCCGGTCGGGGTCTTTACCTGGCTCGCACCTGGCACGCTTCTCGCCTGCGGTGACACCGGATGGGGCGACGATATCGCCCACGGCTTCGTCATTACCGCGAGCCTTGCCATCGCAACGCTGCCCGTCGGCCTGTTGATCGGCTTCTTCATCGCGCTGGGCAAGCAGTCCGAAGAGCGCACGGTTCGGCTCGCGTCGAACATTTACACGACGATCTTCCGCGGCCTGCCCGAACTGCTGACGCTCTTCATCGTCTATTACGGCTTGCAGATCCTCGTTCAACAACTGCTGGCATCGCTCGGCTACGACGGTCCGGTCGAGATCAATGCCTTCTTCGCCGGCATGATCGCACTCGGCGTCGTCTTCTCCGCCTATTGCTCGGAAGTGCTGCTGTCAGCCTTCAAGGCCATCCCGCATGGACAATACGAAGCCGGTGACGCCCTTGGCTTGCATCGCGGCCGCACCATGCGCCTCATCATCCTGCCGCAGCTCGTGCGCATCGCCCTGCCCGGTCTCGGCAATCTCTGGATGGCGCTGCTCAAGGATACTGCCCTCGTTTCGGTCGTCGGCCTGACCGACATCCTGCGCCAGACCGGCATTGCCGCCCGCGTGACCAAGCAGGCCTTCGAATTCTACGGTGTTGCCTGCGTGCTCTTCCTGATCCTCGCGATGATTTCCTCGATCGTCTTCTCCTACATTGAACGGCGAACCAAACGTGCGGAGATGGGCCGATGA
- a CDS encoding GNAT family N-acetyltransferase — MHIETQRLRLRAWEGRDIAPFALANADPEVRRYYYPAILTRNETATMIADCARHLADRGFGFLAVERKSDGALIGGLGLSEAGDEIPGGPHVEIGWILARPYWRQGYALEAASACLDHAWRTLGLAEVIGYTSRINQPSRALMERLGMRSDPADDFDDVTVPGGNPLRPHVLYRVKAPAR, encoded by the coding sequence ATGCACATCGAAACGCAGCGCCTCAGGCTTCGGGCCTGGGAAGGACGCGATATCGCGCCTTTCGCTCTTGCCAATGCCGATCCCGAAGTCCGGCGCTACTATTATCCGGCCATTCTGACGCGCAACGAAACGGCAACGATGATTGCCGACTGCGCCCGCCATCTCGCCGATCGCGGATTCGGCTTCCTCGCCGTTGAACGCAAATCCGATGGTGCGCTGATCGGCGGTCTCGGCCTTTCTGAGGCTGGAGACGAAATCCCCGGCGGACCGCATGTCGAAATCGGCTGGATCCTTGCCCGCCCGTACTGGCGGCAAGGATACGCGCTGGAAGCGGCGAGCGCCTGCCTGGACCATGCATGGCGCACACTCGGCCTTGCCGAGGTTATCGGCTATACCTCGCGCATCAACCAGCCTTCGCGGGCGCTGATGGAAAGATTGGGCATGCGCTCGGATCCGGCTGATGATTTCGACGACGTCACGGTACCCGGGGGCAACCCGCTGCGTCCGCATGTGCTTTATCGGGTGAAGGCGCCGGCCCGCTAG
- a CDS encoding Lrp/AsnC family transcriptional regulator, which produces MDRLDRKILRLLQEDSTLAVADLAKKVGLSTTPCWRRIQKMEEDGVIRRRVALLDPVKINTKVTVFVSIRTNSHSMEWLRRFSEVVSEFPEVVEFYRMSGDVDYLLRVVVPDIAAYDAFYKRMIAKIEIRDVSSVFAMEQIKYTTELPLDYMMIDQAKSSED; this is translated from the coding sequence ATGGATCGCCTAGACCGCAAAATCCTGCGCCTGCTGCAGGAGGATTCCACGCTGGCCGTTGCCGACCTTGCCAAGAAGGTCGGGCTTTCGACCACGCCGTGCTGGCGGCGTATCCAGAAGATGGAAGAGGACGGCGTCATCCGCCGCCGCGTCGCGCTGCTCGATCCGGTGAAGATCAACACCAAGGTCACGGTCTTCGTGTCGATCCGTACGAACTCCCATTCGATGGAGTGGTTGCGCCGCTTCTCCGAGGTAGTGTCCGAATTTCCGGAAGTCGTCGAGTTCTACCGCATGAGTGGCGACGTGGACTATCTGCTGCGTGTCGTCGTGCCTGACATCGCCGCTTATGACGCCTTCTACAAGCGCATGATCGCCAAGATCGAGATCCGCGACGTTTCCTCCGTCTTCGCCATGGAGCAGATCAAGTATACGACCGAGCTGCCGCTCGACTACATGATGATCGACCAGGCGAAGTCCAGCGAGGACTGA
- a CDS encoding sensor histidine kinase — translation MSIAASTSTDKIIVDKSRSHRNKAVSRTVRATRERLQTGSSVPSGFEREMLNLYIDSALHGAIAIPVLVTLIAAVGIYLSGNLGFVLWAVMTLSAHAVTLFFARKARREDISAEKVPVWRRRFLLGQVLMGLCWATFVTQDCASCGNVRFGFFEGTVLLVALAATAMGTFLLRNALLYTFAPVVAALAFASLTTGDVIYMGLTGVISLSLLFLVLMTDRMNRASVHILSVQSEKDDLIAELEVAKSMSDEARRRAEEANLAKSRFLASMSHELRTPLNAILGFSEVMSTEVLGPLSNPTYKEYTNDIHRSGEHLLNLINEILDLSRIEAGRYDLNEDSVSLVDIAEDCIGMVQLKARAKNITIHQQFEHGMPSVWIDEKSMRQVILNLLSNAVKFTNTGGEVTFKVGWTAGGGQYLSIKDNGPGIPEEEIPIVLSAFGQGSIAIKSAEQGTGLGLPIVQAILAKHNGEFILRSKLREGTEAIAILPARRVLESLPAIEDVAAPVRRRKSFA, via the coding sequence ATGAGTATCGCTGCCAGCACATCGACCGATAAGATTATCGTCGACAAATCGCGTAGCCATCGAAACAAGGCCGTTTCGAGGACGGTCCGCGCGACGCGTGAGCGGCTGCAGACAGGCTCGTCGGTGCCCTCGGGCTTCGAGCGCGAGATGCTCAATCTCTACATCGACAGTGCTCTGCATGGCGCGATCGCCATTCCGGTGCTTGTTACGCTGATTGCGGCGGTCGGCATCTATCTCTCCGGCAATCTCGGTTTCGTCCTCTGGGCGGTCATGACGCTCTCGGCCCATGCCGTCACGCTCTTCTTTGCGCGCAAGGCACGCCGGGAAGACATCAGCGCCGAGAAGGTTCCGGTCTGGCGCCGCCGCTTCCTGCTCGGCCAGGTGCTGATGGGCCTCTGCTGGGCGACCTTCGTCACACAGGATTGCGCGAGCTGCGGCAACGTGCGCTTCGGCTTCTTCGAGGGCACGGTGCTGCTGGTCGCGCTTGCTGCGACCGCCATGGGCACGTTCCTGCTGCGCAATGCGCTCCTTTACACTTTCGCCCCGGTCGTGGCAGCCCTCGCCTTTGCATCGCTCACGACCGGCGACGTGATCTATATGGGGCTCACCGGCGTCATCTCGCTGTCGCTGCTCTTTCTGGTGCTGATGACGGATCGCATGAACCGCGCAAGCGTGCACATCCTCTCCGTTCAATCGGAAAAGGACGACCTGATCGCGGAACTCGAAGTTGCAAAGTCGATGTCCGACGAAGCCCGCCGGCGTGCCGAAGAGGCAAACCTCGCCAAGTCGCGCTTCCTCGCATCCATGTCGCACGAGCTGCGCACGCCGCTGAACGCCATTCTCGGCTTCTCCGAGGTGATGTCGACAGAGGTTCTGGGCCCGCTCAGCAACCCGACCTACAAGGAATACACCAACGACATCCACCGCTCTGGCGAGCACCTGCTGAACCTCATCAACGAGATCCTCGACCTGTCGCGCATCGAGGCCGGCCGCTACGACCTCAACGAGGATTCGGTCAGCCTGGTCGATATTGCCGAGGATTGCATCGGCATGGTGCAACTGAAGGCCCGCGCCAAGAACATCACCATCCACCAGCAGTTCGAACACGGCATGCCCTCGGTCTGGATCGACGAAAAGTCGATGCGCCAGGTCATTCTCAATCTGCTGTCGAATGCCGTGAAGTTCACCAATACCGGCGGCGAAGTCACCTTCAAGGTCGGCTGGACCGCGGGCGGCGGCCAGTATCTCTCGATCAAGGACAACGGCCCCGGCATTCCCGAGGAAGAAATCCCGATCGTGCTCTCGGCCTTCGGCCAGGGCTCGATCGCCATCAAGAGTGCCGAACAGGGCACGGGCCTCGGCCTGCCGATCGTCCAGGCCATCCTCGCCAAGCACAATGGCGAATTCATCCTGCGCTCGAAGCTGCGCGAAGGTACAGAGGCGATCGCCATCCTGCCGGCGCGCCGCGTGCTCGAAAGCCTGCCGGCGATCGAGGATGTCGCAGCCCCGGTTCGCCGCCGCAAGAGCTTCGCCTGA
- a CDS encoding ABC transporter substrate-binding protein produces the protein MRISKRLAAAASAAVFVLMAGSAMADGEKVVIGTEGAYPPFNNLEADGTLTGFDIDIAKALCVEMKAECTFVTQDWDGIIPALIAKKFDAIIASMSITAERKEKVDFTNKYYNTPPAIVVPKDSPITEATAAALQGKALGAQGSTTHSNYAEAHMKGAEIKLYPTADEYKLDIANGRIDAVIDDVVVLSEWLKTADGACCKLLGTLPIDPVINGDGAGIAVRKGDDALREKFNKAIEAIRANGKYKEINEKYFPFDVYGS, from the coding sequence ATGCGTATTTCCAAGCGGCTGGCAGCCGCCGCATCGGCTGCCGTTTTCGTGCTCATGGCAGGCTCGGCCATGGCCGACGGCGAAAAGGTCGTGATCGGCACGGAAGGCGCTTACCCGCCCTTCAACAACCTGGAAGCGGACGGCACGCTGACGGGCTTCGACATCGACATCGCCAAGGCGCTGTGCGTGGAAATGAAGGCCGAGTGCACTTTCGTGACGCAGGACTGGGACGGCATCATTCCGGCGCTCATCGCGAAGAAGTTCGACGCCATCATCGCGTCCATGTCGATCACCGCCGAGCGCAAGGAAAAGGTCGACTTCACCAACAAGTACTACAACACCCCGCCGGCAATCGTCGTGCCGAAGGATTCGCCGATCACCGAGGCAACCGCAGCCGCCCTTCAGGGCAAGGCGCTCGGCGCGCAAGGCTCGACCACCCATTCCAACTATGCCGAAGCGCATATGAAGGGTGCCGAAATCAAGCTTTATCCGACGGCTGATGAGTACAAGCTCGACATCGCCAACGGCCGTATCGATGCGGTCATCGACGACGTCGTCGTGCTCTCGGAATGGCTGAAGACCGCTGACGGCGCCTGCTGCAAGCTGCTCGGCACCTTGCCGATCGACCCTGTCATCAACGGCGACGGCGCCGGTATCGCGGTCCGCAAGGGCGACGATGCGCTGCGCGAGAAGTTCAACAAGGCGATCGAAGCGATCCGCGCCAACGGCAAGTACAAGGAAATCAACGAAAAGTACTTCCCATTCGACGTTTATGGCAGCTGA
- a CDS encoding uracil-DNA glycosylase family protein produces MPDDRIAHLERLRAEIAACRICRDSPLRGEADRLPHEPRPVAVISTAARILIAGQAPGLRVHDSGLPFNDASGDRLRQWLAVDRESFYDPEKFAIVPMGFCFPGYDAHGSDLPPRRECAPLWRHRVMEQMPQVELVLAIGHYAQRWHIGPDCPKSMTETVKNWRRYAMRNAVPAILPLPHPSWRNTGWLKRNPWFEADVLPFLRERVFVLTN; encoded by the coding sequence ATGCCTGACGACCGCATTGCTCACCTCGAACGGTTGCGGGCGGAAATTGCGGCCTGTCGCATCTGTCGCGACAGCCCGCTGCGTGGCGAGGCCGACCGGCTGCCGCACGAGCCGCGGCCGGTGGCGGTGATCTCCACCGCGGCGCGCATCCTGATCGCCGGGCAGGCGCCCGGACTGCGCGTGCATGACAGCGGTCTGCCGTTCAACGATGCGTCCGGCGATCGGCTGCGGCAATGGCTGGCTGTCGATCGCGAGAGCTTCTACGATCCGGAGAAATTCGCGATCGTGCCGATGGGTTTTTGCTTTCCGGGCTATGACGCGCATGGCAGCGACTTGCCTCCGCGGCGCGAATGCGCGCCGCTTTGGCGCCACCGGGTGATGGAGCAGATGCCGCAGGTGGAGCTGGTGCTGGCGATCGGCCACTATGCGCAACGCTGGCATATCGGCCCGGACTGTCCGAAATCGATGACCGAGACGGTGAAGAACTGGCGGCGCTACGCGATGCGCAACGCCGTGCCGGCGATCCTGCCGTTGCCGCATCCGAGCTGGCGCAACACCGGCTGGCTGAAGCGAAATCCCTGGTTCGAAGCGGACGTACTGCCCTTCTTGCGCGAACGTGTTTTCGTTCTCACGAACTGA
- a CDS encoding class I SAM-dependent DNA methyltransferase: MTQKSTKIDEEALAEAYNRALSLEKSGKFDAAAQAYAEVLALDPEDHGGAAVRLASMGRGETPVKAPDAYVATLFDQHAEVFDNVLVDQLGYCVPLLVRQRLQALELGPFDRVLDLGCGTGLTGGALRDMAEDITGVDLSENMVEIAHEKDLYETLYVAEAVDFLDDNDDEPFDLIVATDVLPYMGALEALFFGAVDNLVPGGLLIFSSETLPAETFAGRNFMVGPHQRFAHAESYLRDRLAATGFEIVEVGDITVRLEEGEPIAGHLVVARFKP; the protein is encoded by the coding sequence ATGACCCAGAAAAGCACGAAAATCGACGAGGAAGCGCTGGCCGAGGCCTATAACCGCGCCCTCTCCCTGGAAAAGTCCGGCAAGTTCGATGCCGCGGCGCAAGCCTATGCCGAAGTGCTGGCGCTCGATCCGGAAGACCACGGCGGCGCTGCCGTGCGACTGGCTTCGATGGGACGCGGCGAAACGCCGGTGAAGGCGCCCGATGCCTATGTCGCCACGCTCTTCGACCAGCATGCCGAAGTCTTCGACAACGTGCTCGTCGACCAGCTCGGCTACTGCGTGCCGCTCCTCGTCCGCCAGCGCCTGCAGGCGCTTGAACTCGGGCCCTTCGACCGGGTGCTGGATCTCGGCTGTGGCACGGGCCTGACCGGCGGCGCGCTCCGCGACATGGCTGAAGACATCACCGGCGTCGACCTCTCCGAAAACATGGTCGAGATCGCCCACGAAAAAGACCTCTACGAGACGCTTTATGTTGCAGAGGCGGTCGACTTTCTCGACGACAATGACGACGAGCCCTTCGACCTGATCGTCGCCACCGACGTGCTTCCCTATATGGGCGCGCTCGAAGCGCTGTTTTTCGGCGCGGTCGACAACCTCGTCCCGGGCGGCCTGCTGATCTTCTCCAGCGAAACCCTGCCCGCAGAGACCTTCGCCGGCCGCAATTTCATGGTCGGCCCGCACCAGCGCTTTGCCCATGCCGAGAGCTACCTGCGCGACCGTCTCGCCGCCACCGGCTTCGAGATCGTCGAAGTCGGCGACATCACGGTGCGCCTGGAAGAAGGTGAGCCGATCGCCGGACATCTGGTGGTCGCACGCTTCAAGCCCTGA
- a CDS encoding usg protein — MTNEMELQLKGYGLTTAQILYHLPDHPAFLQTYIWQHYDIAPDFPEMRSFLKFWEEKLDGPLHSVRYVHRKLISATEWRALKGELILH; from the coding sequence ATGACGAACGAGATGGAACTTCAGCTCAAGGGCTACGGACTGACGACGGCGCAGATCCTCTATCACCTGCCCGACCATCCGGCCTTCCTGCAAACCTATATCTGGCAGCACTACGACATTGCGCCGGACTTCCCCGAAATGCGCAGCTTCCTGAAATTCTGGGAAGAGAAACTGGACGGGCCGCTGCATTCGGTGCGCTACGTGCACCGCAAGCTGATCTCGGCCACCGAATGGCGCGCACTGAAGGGCGAGCTCATTCTGCACTGA
- a CDS encoding ABC transporter permease, which yields MSVVATMIPPQAPPPVPPKPYTLTRFVGSVALGIWLALGVGIFLTVVGGWDPDKFAKYGPRFINGLGVTLMLVGLSIVMGAILSLPIAFARMSMNKVLSWFAYGYVYFFRGTPLLAQLFLIYYGLGSFRPQLEAVGLWWFFRDAWNCAIFAFTLNTAAYQAEILRGAIESVPRGQREGADALGLPQRVAFWKIILPQAMIVALRPYGNEIILMIKGSAIVAIVTVFDLMGETRYAFSRTFDFQMYIWAAILYLIMVEILRNIWSLLEARLTRHLKR from the coding sequence ATGAGTGTCGTTGCAACGATGATCCCGCCGCAGGCGCCGCCGCCGGTTCCGCCGAAGCCCTACACGCTCACCCGCTTCGTCGGCAGCGTTGCGCTCGGCATCTGGCTGGCACTCGGCGTCGGTATCTTCCTGACCGTGGTCGGCGGCTGGGATCCGGACAAGTTTGCCAAATACGGCCCGCGCTTCATCAACGGCCTCGGCGTCACGTTGATGCTGGTCGGCCTTTCGATCGTCATGGGCGCCATCCTGTCGCTGCCGATCGCGTTTGCCCGCATGTCGATGAACAAGGTCCTGTCGTGGTTCGCCTACGGATACGTCTACTTCTTCCGCGGCACGCCGCTTCTGGCACAGCTCTTCCTCATCTACTACGGCCTCGGCAGCTTTCGCCCGCAGCTGGAAGCGGTCGGCCTGTGGTGGTTCTTCCGCGACGCGTGGAACTGCGCGATCTTCGCTTTCACGCTCAACACTGCGGCCTACCAGGCGGAAATCCTGCGCGGCGCGATCGAGAGCGTGCCGCGCGGCCAGCGCGAAGGCGCTGACGCGCTTGGCCTTCCCCAGCGCGTCGCCTTCTGGAAGATCATCCTGCCGCAGGCAATGATCGTGGCGCTGCGCCCCTACGGCAACGAGATCATCCTGATGATCAAGGGCTCGGCGATCGTCGCGATCGTCACCGTCTTCGATCTCATGGGCGAAACCCGCTATGCCTTCTCGCGTACCTTCGACTTCCAGATGTATATCTGGGCAGCCATTCTCTACCTCATCATGGTCGAGATCCTGCGCAACATCTGGAGCCTGCTGGAAGCGCGGCTGACCCGCCATCTGAAGCGATAG